The sequence GTCCCCGGGCGTCGGACCTGAACTCAGCCCTGTCCTCCCTGCCCGCCGCCGTCCAGCCCATCGTGAACGACCTCAAGAACCTGCATCCCAAGGAGGGTTTGGTGGCCCTCGAGGAGAACGGGCAGTGGTACTTCGACCCGGTGCGGACCGTCTTCACCGACCTCGACAACCTCCTCGGGGCGCTGTCGATCAAGGACATGAACGACATCGCCTCGTTGGTGAAGCAGGCCGAGTCGGGCACGCTGTCCTCGACCCTCGGCGGCTAGCTGTAGCGCCCGGACGTCAACGGTCGCGGACCGCCTCGACGTACAGGCGGGTGGTCGGGGACTCCCGCTCGTCGGGCGCCCGCCGGTCCGCCGACACGACCCGCAGCCCGGCCGCGGTGACGGCGTCGGTCAGCTCGTCGAGGTGGTAGAGCGTGGCCACGAAGGTCACCGGTGTGTCGAGGAAGGTGTCCCGCTCGACCTCGCCGTCGCCTTCGTGGACGGCCAGGAGCACCCGGCCGCCGGGACGCAGCACGTGGGCGGTCCGGGCCACGGTCATCCGCAACTCGGGCCGGCGCACGTGGATCAACGAGTAGAACGCGACCACGCCGGCTACCGAGCCCGGAGCGAGAGGGAGGCGGCGGAGATCCGCCACCGCCGCGGCCGTGAGCCGTCCCGCCGCCAGACCGGCCATGACCGGGCTGAGGTCGACGCCGATCACCGCACGACCCCGCTGGCCCAGAAAGGCTCCGATCTGGCCCGGTCCGCAGCCGAGGTCGACGACCGGGTCCCCGACCGCGCCCGCGAACGCCGTGAGCAGATCGCGGTCCCGCGGCTTCCATGCCAGCTCCTCGGCAAACCGGTCCTCGTACCGTCCCGCCACCCGGTCGTAGGTGGCCCGCAACTGGTCCCAACCCATCAGGACCGCTTCAGCAACCAGACCGTGAGCGGGGCGAACACGAGGATCAGGCCGGCGGTCCACAGGAGCGACGGGACGAGGTAGTAGGCGACCGAGTGGCCGAGCAGATGACGGGCGGCGCTGTCCCCGGTCAACAGGCGCGCCGTGTTGACCATCTGCGTCATCGGCTGATGGACCGCGAACGGCTGCATCCAGCCCGGCATGGTCGAGACCGGCACGTAGGCCGACGAGACGAAGCTCAGCGGGAACACGAGGAACGACAGGCCCTGCGCCGCCTGCGGGCTGCCCGCAGCCATTCCCATGGCGATGAACATCCAGACGAAGGCGAAGCCGTAGAGGATCGTCAGGCCCAGGGCCGCCAGCGCCCCGCCGACCGACCCCCCCGTGCGGAAGCCCACCCCGAAGCCCACCGCCGTCATGACGACCACTCCCCAGGCGACCAGGGCCGAGTCGGCGACGACGCGGCCGGTGATGATCGACAGAAGCCGGATCGGCAGGCTCCTGAGCCGGTCGAACAGGCCCCCCTGGCGGTCCTCGGCAACCCCGCTGGCGGCGGCCATGCCTTGGAACAGCACCCCGGTGACGACGAACCCGGGCAC comes from Acidimicrobiales bacterium and encodes:
- a CDS encoding class I SAM-dependent methyltransferase yields the protein MGWDQLRATYDRVAGRYEDRFAEELAWKPRDRDLLTAFAGAVGDPVVDLGCGPGQIGAFLGQRGRAVIGVDLSPVMAGLAAGRLTAAAVADLRRLPLAPGSVAGVVAFYSLIHVRRPELRMTVARTAHVLRPGGRVLLAVHEGDGEVERDTFLDTPVTFVATLYHLDELTDAVTAAGLRVVSADRRAPDERESPTTRLYVEAVRDR
- a CDS encoding ABC transporter permease — protein: MTMDLSLDRPGLTATPSAVTHRGAPYLVAAAQVAARTVRKFVRTPALIVAGTAQGLLFLLIFRYVFGGAVAHIGPLDYVDFLVPGFVVTGVLFQGMAAASGVAEDRQGGLFDRLRSLPIRLLSIITGRVVADSALVAWGVVVMTAVGFGVGFRTGGSVGGALAALGLTILYGFAFVWMFIAMGMAAGSPQAAQGLSFLVFPLSFVSSAYVPVSTMPGWMQPFAVHQPMTQMVNTARLLTGDSAARHLLGHSVAYYLVPSLLWTAGLILVFAPLTVWLLKRS